Sequence from the Phalacrocorax carbo chromosome 8, bPhaCar2.1, whole genome shotgun sequence genome:
TGACTCTCAGTAGAGTCACTGCTTGACCCATAAGAGGATATTGCTCCATCTATTGTCTACTTGTGACACTGAAgaaccacagcagaaaaaacCTCAGGCGAAAAAACTGCAAGTGCTGCTGAATCATTTTTGGAGTTAGCCTGCCAAGTTACATATTCATTAGTGCCTTCACATGGCTTTTGAAACCCTTTTCTATGAAGCTGATGCCTGcaattctctccctccccttcagACTCTAAATGTCAATTGGTTTAAGAGTATTACTCACATTTGCATAACAGATTGAAGCTGTAAACTTATGATTTGAAAGCTAACAGATTTACAGTCAGTCTTGATTTGTCAGGTTTGTAGATTCACACTAAATTGAACTCACCTTGAATGCCATCCGAATAGTCTCTTCTGTGTTGGCCGGGTTACAAAGAATAGACAAACCAATTACATATTCTCTGAAGTCAATGGTGCCGTCTCCATTCTGTAACCAAAATCCGTATGGCAGTATTTATAGTTAATATAGCAAATTGCTTTAAAAGCTGTTGTATAAATCAACTATACAACATGCACTAAGACAGTTTACAACACGAGAGGTATTtgttcttcctgaaaaaaaatactaacagCTCACTAAATATATGTAATACTAGGGCTGAAGTAGctatatatgtattttcaatAGCTAGAAATGGGGTATCAATTTCTATCTtataaacacacaaacaaaaaagatttaaaacaacTTACAAGTTTTTCTTTAGTATATGACCTCAAAGAAGCCTCTAACGAGAACTGGAATACATGTCTTTAAGGTAACTGTAACAGTTCATGTAGCACTGGCACTTGCTGAAGTCCAGAGCCCAATGCAACATCCTAGAATAAACAGGCCAACAGTGAGGCTGTTGCCTATAGTTAGTTCTTCCTGGGAACCTTTAGCAGTAAAATAGATGCCAGTGAAAGTACAGCCTGATGATGCAGTAAATCTACATGGTCTGTCTTAAGCCTTTCTTTGAGGTGAATGCATTGCCCTACGTGCTATTTTGAAGCCACTACATTGTCCTACCTTTTAAGCCACAAATGCAATGAATTCAGTGTAACAGCCTCTCTGATAATTCCAGTTCTAATCTGAATGAACAGTTCAATGTGTTAACTACAAAGGTACTTCAACAAAACATTTGAAGCTTGCTTTGATGGGATTCGTGATTAATTCTGTGTAAGCTACATTATATTTGCAGATCAGGAAAATGGCAGATGCCCGTTGAAATATATGCTTAAGTCAGTAGTGTTCCTGTGACCACACTGAAAGTTTCTTGAGGGTTTTGGGAAACACCCAGTCTGGGGAAGAAGCCATATACAAGAGTTACGTGAAGGGACACATGGTAGGTAATGAAAACATAGTAGCGATTACTAGTAGTTCGTAGTTTTGAACATTCACAAACACGACTttcataaaaaacattttaaaagcaaaaaagtgtAAAGCAGAGTTCCCTTTGTGGATGTGTTGTacatttcaagaagaaaaagacttttaaagaaGCGGACTCCCTTAGTCTGAGGACAGCACAAAACTTTTTCAGCCAAGCGAGAGGGGTGGTCTCCTGGGTAAATCTGTAGTGAACAGCCAGATCTAGACTCTATTTCTGGCTCTCCTACCAACTTCTAATGCCCACTTGAGCATACCAGCCTTAACCTTTCTGTTCTTgactttctgctgctgaatAGTGGAATATGGAGCTTGCCAGTGGAGAAATGCTAAGGCAGCTCTGTAGAGCGCTTTGAAAATCTTGGGCTCTATGAAATAGGGATTTCTGTCATTGAATGTAGGTCTTAAGATAGTCCTTGATTAACAAAATATGTGTAATAATGGACTCAGTACTAACTTTTATTTGTCAAGCTATATATTTGACAGGATTTAAAACCACTAAGATACAATTTTATTTAGCCTTCAACACCAATTCAAGACTGTTTTGCATGGAGAAGTGTGATTTTCCTTATATTAATGGTCTAACCAATCTTTTTTGAAGACAACCTTTGAACATCTTGTACTTTAAAGGCCTGTGAATTTTAAGGAAACTTCTTCGCAAAAATATGAATAGTctttaaagttattttcatgTGTGTCTAAGGGATATAGCTTTCAACAGTTTTCAATCATTAGAAAAGGACAATGTTCTCTCataaatgctattttatttagaaatctGTGCTCTTATTGTGCTGCAAAGTTTGACTTTAAGTATTTTGGCTGCATCATAGTTCTCATAACGATAGTAGATCTAACTTTTAACATTTATCATTATAAACCTAAACTCTTAAAACAACTGAAGCAAGACTGTAGATAATAATTGTTCAAAGTTCCATGGAATATTATTTCTGGACAGTTTTATAGGCTGAATTCTTAGCAAAGGACTGTTTGCgattagaatattttttaaaatttatttttaaagaagaagtATTAGTATCACAGGAAAAGAATTGGGAAgtaaactttaaataaaatagtctcattaaaaataacttttgaaatCAGTTAACACAGCTTTGGCTGTGCTAAAATGACAAGAGCTAATAAGGGTCATGTTACTTTCACTAAAGTGCTAAACCCCAGTAACCAAAACTGAGTGCAATCTGATACACAGAACTCCAGCCATCTGAGTAGGAAATAAACTTACTATACTTGCAAGATCATGTTGTGACTAGCTCTAATAAACCCTAGGATGCTGGCTAACTTCCAGATGCTCTGGCATTTTGGTTAAGGAGAAATGATAGGTGTTAAACTGAAAATGCCAGAAATCCTTCAGTGTTCATGTAGCACCACTGCAAAAGAGCAACTTGCAATAGTCTTTCTATCTGTATCTAGCTGTTTTTGCAGCCTATGCatgcaataatattttaaggaaaaaacacGTGAGCTGAGCTCCGGTTCTCTAAATAGCAAAGTACAACatcaatatttatatatttgtatttatgctACACAAAATAACTGAAACATAGCATACCCTCAACAACCCTTGTTTTCTTTAAGGTAACTAGTTTTCTGCTACTGTTTTCACTATAGCATGCTATGGTAACtagtgttttgttgttgggtttttcatATAATACAGTAAATCTTACACTTTGCTAAACACTAAAATTTGCATTGTTGTGAACAGTCTCCATTTAAGAGTTGCACAAGGAGATTCGGGCTGGATAATCAGTAAACTTTATGCAGTGAGCAAAGCTCTCTGCAAGACAGATGCAGTCAATAAAGTTTAAAGTACTACTGCCCCAAAACTTTTTTCTCACTATGTAAGGCAACAGGAAAAATcaagtgtgtgtatgtatatgtgtgtgcacTGGTCATTCCTGTTCTGATTAGCTGAGTAAACCATGAGTCACTTACAAGGCTACCACAAAAAAGCTACAGCTGGACCATTTGAGGAGGAACTGCAGATGCACCTCTTGTGTTCATATCCCGGCTCATAGTCTAAGAAGCTTTTGCTGTAACTCCAAACTTCCACTGCCCATTGCTACATGCAAGTCCTAACGAGTCAGAAAGGGAAATTCTGAAACAAACCTGGTAGGATGGTGCTCACGTAGAGGTACCACACTTTCCCTCATGCTCAGTTTTCTATTACTCAGAGCCCAAATGCCACTGTGAATAACTCTGTTTTTTCACTGAATAACTGGGAGGGGGGTGAATGCCATTATGAAGGAACTGACCTCTTTCATCACAATACAactatttttactgtttctgtcACCCAGTTTGGTATTAAAcaaagagcaggaggaaaacagtctgggcAAAAGTTGTAAGTTAACTTTTTCCTAAGTTGCAAGTAAAAGGCCTCTGCAAGTATACCAGTCAGGAGATTTCATCAGTTTGGAAAATACTATCTGCCAACTGCAAGATTTAGAAATCAAAGCTATGGagatttagaaacaaaaccaaaacacattaGTATTCAGATGCCCTGCAGCTATTGTGTGGTATTTCTCAATTAGTCACTGATGTCTCCCTGGGGAGTGGCAGGGGCATGTAGACTCTTACCTCTGGAGACTGTGCGCAGTGCAGTACACAGTGCCCAGGCTGGGCTACTCCACTCATCCTTTCACATTCCAGTCAGCTGGTACACACCCTacacaattttcttttaaagcagcacagccctgctgagaatTCTGCTTTGTTACATTGCAGTGCAAGAGCTGTTTTCATCAACTATGTAATCCTTAATTTGAAGAAATGTACATTTGACAGTTCacattattccttttttttttttttttttactcaaaaaTTGATGTCTTGGACAGAACTGCATAACTAGCTTTAGTGGGACTCTGTGCCCTGATAAAATTTAACTCAGAAAGCCAGAGGTTGAttttggctggctggctgctaTGGGATTGCATTATTACAGCAAGCTTCTCTAAATATAAACGCAGTATTTTAAGTTGTTCTCATTATAACTATAATAAGGCttcaaggaaagagagaaaagactaGTTAACAGAATTGTAGGATGGAGAAAAAGGTTGTACGAGTAGCCTTATATAAGTCTTCAATTTTGTCCTGGCCAGTGACAATACCACTCAGGTTTTGCTTCAGCAGACAAGCATGAAAAAGCAGAGgtcagaaggaaattaaatatgaTTATGTGAATTCATTCATCATTACAGTTATTGTAATTGTCATGTTTTCCCCCTTGTTAGGAATAACTGCACAACTCTGTTTACTAGTGATTGCCTTCAGGCAAGCAGCTTTATTCCAGCCTAGTGAATGCTGACAAATCGGAACAGTAACACCACAAAGCAACACCAAACTTATGAGCTTTTTATATAACACGTATACTCATATACAAGCCACTTTACATGAAGAAGTAACTAAACTTTGATGCAGAGATAGTTTTGAGAGACTTACGCAGCTGTCCAACTGACACAAAcccttcagaaaagcagactAATGCACACAGAAGAGGAATTGCAACACTGTAAGCTGAGCTATCTACCACTAACTACATCTGCCTTAGAACAACAGAAAGACTACAGTTCTATAGTACGGGATTGTAGTCTTCCATGTATATCTTCCACACAAAGCTTACTCTTCTCTGCTATGCCTTCATGAATACATGGTCAGCTGCAGCCAGTCTTCAATGGTCATTTTGATCTGTCCATCTCCACCTTGGTCTAGGGACTTGAAGGTCCGGAACATGCTGTCCAGTCGTACCAAGCAGCTAATGAAGTTGTTGAAATCCATGCTACCGTCCTCGTCAGCGTACCTGCGCACGATCACCTGGCAGAGTTGTTCATGCAGGGTGAAGCCTGCAGCCTTCAAGGCATCCGGCAGCTGAGCTCTCCCAACAGTGCCTGACTGATCAGTATCATACTGCTTGTATACACATTGCCATTTCTTGATGTTGTTCCACAGATACTTAAACTCTTCAAAGCCCAGTTTGCCATTTGTATCACTGTCCATGACGGCGACCATGCTACGGCATGTGTCTAAGCTGAAGCCATCTGTCTTCAAGTCTTGATGCCTGGAAACGACTTTGTTCAGGATGTCCCTTAGCTCTGTGGCAGACACTTCCATATCATCTCCAGCCAGCTGGACAAAAAGGCAACGAAACCGTCTGATCTCCTCACTCTCATAAGCTTCCACATTCATAAAATGATTGTGAGGAGGTGGAGGTGGCTCTGGATTATactgagctgctgcttcacTTATAAGATTGACAAGACCTCCGACAAGTCCTACAAGATTCCCTCCATGTCCACCTCCTGTTAGAAGACCTCCAAGGCCACGTGCAAGGCTCCCTCCATGACCACTACCACTTCCTCCACTCAGCAAAGCTTTAGCAAGGAACATTGTGAAGATTTTTTGAAGGGAGTTACTCAGAGATCCTGTTCTTCTGTACCTCTCCGAAGTTGTACTGTGTCTGAGCTGGGCGTGGGCACAGCACAGCTTATCTGCGTGCTTACGCTTCACCATGTCTGTGCATGTCTCCAGCTGCCAGAGTTATCTCAGGTGTCAGTAGTTTTTGTCAATTGTTGATACACgtctatttcttcttttcttctctgcgTAGTTAGCTTTATGTGATTTGAGGAGTCTTTTTAACAATGAGGCTGaaaagccacagagcagaagtctcaaAATACCTGTGCTCATAACTGCAGCAATTTGAAAAGAGCCCTGCCACATTAGTGTGACTGTTCCACAGTTATGCTGATCTCCTTAAAGATAAATGCAGCAAAAGCTTACTAGAGTCTTGTCTGTTCCTGCTATCTTTTATGCCTTCAACTTTTTAGTGAATTGAGCATTACATTGCTAATTCTAGTCTCTGACGCTGTTGTGCCATATAGGTGAAGTGAGAGGAGCCTTGATCGCCCATAATTATTTTGGTTGCCACACCATATTTCTATTGTATGTACTGTGCTTCAGGACTCGGACTATATGTTCATAGGAGCCAATGGTCCAAGATGGGGAGGCAAGAATTAAGAAAGGATGAGTACCTAGCTCTGCTAGAGCTTCAATGCATTCAGCAATTAAGGAAATACATTTGACTCCTCTCTATTTTAGAGCTTGTAATACCTTTTTTTTATCtggaaaaatcctgaaaaaattTTGATCGGCATATACAATGCAATGACCTCCCAAGTACAGGTGTACTGCTAAAGCTAACTTCATCAGGAAGAGTGATGCTGAGCTGGGAGAGGTCCTATGGTAAGAAACAAACTCCAGTTCATAAGCACTTGCAGTACAACATGCTGCTTGCAGTGTAGCACATATTGGGTGCCAAGAAGTAAGATGAATTCTATGCTACACTCTAGTCACTGATGTTTCTGGTATAGTCAGAGGGGTGCATCCACAGAGCAATTTTTCTCGTCTTCAGAGAGAAGTAGAAAATGGGAGAGATCACTCATGACTATGGAGGAAAGCCTAAAGGATCACATTAACGCATAGCCTCCTTTATGGCTGGAGGTAGGCAAGAGGAGTCCTTATAGTGTCTAACAGCACCCTTCACAAACACAGCAGGAACATACGCTGTGGTCAGCTTCAATCCGCCTTAAATTATCCACTTAAAACTACATCAGTTAATTAAGCTGTCAGAGTTTACATAAGCTCAAAATCTGGGGTACGCAAAAGGAAATATTCAGCTATTCCCAGAATGAAGATTATCATCTGATGGTGGTGCAGCTGCTTGGTCCAAGAGATGGCTGTCATCTCACAAGGTACAAACTGACCAgcttttttccatcaaaacttATGAAGGAAACTGTAAGAGTCACCTATCTTGCCTATGGGAATTGCTAACCAAGAAGCATTTACTAAGCTGGATATAATGAATTAACTATCCTTTTGggatgtgatttaaaaaaaaaaattgtcaacAAGTCAGTTAACCAACTACTCACCCTGTCAAAGAGTAGAAACAGCTCTTTGAGGACATCTGAAATAGGCAGCTTCAAGTACTCCGCAAAGTCCTCAATTCCAATTCTTCCCCCTTTGGAAGCACTTGCAATAGCAGCAAAGGTATCCAACTGCTCTCTGACATGATTCCATTTTAGGCTATGCAAACATGAGGGAGAGGAGATATTTCTATACAGCAGATCTTGGACAGATGGAATTTCAGTAGGAGTTATTACAGTGTTCAAAGATGAAAAACAGCCAAACAGAGCATGCATGTACAGCATTAGAAATGCTGTAGTTCCAACCTgatattttatatgaaaacagCAATTAATACTGCTCCCCTGGgttatttatattaaaagcaGGCAGTTCCATGCTTCGGTATATCAGACTTCCTTAGAGTAACTTCCCAAACCTAGAATCATCTGTCCAGTTACTAGGCTAGTCTAGCAGAGAGCTTTTCATTACCGTGAATTCAAATGTGGTATTATTTTGATGCATCATGCCCTAGGGTGAATATTGCCTTAAAAGAAGGGAATAGATCTCAGCTCTATTAACTAGCTTTCCACCCAAACACTAGTATCACTACAGCCTGAAAAGTATCTTGATCTCTCTGCAGAAATACACCACTGCATCTCAGTAAGAGTGATTAGGATTGCCATGTAACTATTGAAGATTGTCCCAGACAGAGTTCTATAAATGGATATATAGCAAATACGTAAGAAGTCAAGATTTATTGTGCACATACTTCAGATTTGACCACAGCCACGCCAAGTTATTTGATGGAGTTACTGTATGATTAAGTGGTCCTGTCCTCAAATACCACTGTATCCAGGCAGAAAAAGCCAATACCACTAGGGAAACATGGCTGCACAGTACAACTAAGTAAGCCCCTGGCTGAAGTCTGAGTctggaaagaagttttttttttacttcctaaCACACACTGTCTGTGCATCTCcacaaaagcaatttaaattgGGCACCAAGATTACCATCAGGTGCTTCAAATAGCTACTGCTCTATCTTCCTCACCTTTTGGTGAGATAAGTCCTTAAAAGattagaaaaatgcatttttcctcttGTAACACTGCCCACAAAAATTAGTTGGGATTAGTTTGTACTGAGGTTTTCCTCATCTCTGATGTCCATATAGTTTATGAATTTAAGTTGTGTACATAAGCACACTACGTCACACATGGCCAAGTCATTTGTCAAGTAACGTATCCTTTTATAGGTGGCCATCAACACCTGTATCACTGCAGTAATTATGCTTCCAACAGCTAAACTTCCCTTACTTGAGTTTCTTGCTAATTTTGGTGAACTCCACCAGCCCAGCTTCCATGGGTAAAGTCAGCTGTCCTGCTGAAATCATCAGTCTGCAGTCTTCAAAAGTGTGATCAGTGACTGGCACATTCAAAGCACTGGaacaaaattaaggaaaaagaaacatttcttatatttcttatattaaatttcttatattaaaattacttttagttGACTGTTTGCCCTCTCTGTCTGTTTGGCTTTTATGCTAAtatacagaagaaattaattcttgcACTGCTGCAAGTAGGAAAAAGCAATACATACCATTTTGTGAAACTGTGAAACCATACTGTGAAATTATGTTATGGCAGCGTCATGATGTTTTAAGATTTACAATCTTGTAAATGCAGCCCAGTAACCTTGGAGAACAAATCACTCGCTTATTCTTGCCAAGCAAATATGGGAGCAATTTATTCCAGCTTTCCATGAATTGAACATACTATGTTCTAATGTAAGACAGCCTTCTTTATGGTCCATGTAAAAACAATCAGGGTGTTTTAGTATATGAATTTGACACCTCTTAGTGAAAATCTAGAGCAATTCCTATTAAAAATACCTGGGACTTAACTAAATTGTACTTTATGGCCGAGATATATATGGAATTGCTGGATATAAAAGAAAAGTTCTCAAAGATTTTTATTCATGACGGATTACATACGTTGCCATGGTTTGCCGGACTCTGTTGGCAAAAAGAATGGGatcattcttttcttcctcagtagGAACATGAACAGGCAGAAACTGAAAGAGATGAGTTATCCAATCAATTCAGTAGTCACCACTTTATTAGCAACATGGATAATTTCTTGTTATTGTttggaaagggggaaaaagaggagcTAAAAAATGAGCCATGCAATGAAGGAACTGAACGCTAGAGGTCTCAACCACCTTAGAAACCTCTCAGGCTCTTCTGCCTTAGCCATGCAAATAAGATTTGGGTCAAATCTGCCTCTTAAAGATTGGTAGAAGCTGctttaatatgaaaaatcaAACCCCCAAAGAAAGGAAGTTTTAACAAATGCATACTTagttagaaaattaaatactacACTTGTAAGAATGTGAGTCTGAAATACTGAACGCTCCTTCTCAAAGATTCTTTATAAGTGATGTTATATACTGGAATAGTGTATGTAAgatttattatgtttttaagTACATACTGCAGTCCCACCTCATACCTGTTAATTGTATTTGTCAGCACATGACTGATGAGTTTCCTGTAAGTTCTTCCTCCATGATAAAAATGTTAAGGAATCTTAGTTCTGAGTTGTAAGTAGAGTACTATACTGGATACAAATACTGTAAAATTTTGGAACTCCGAGCAGAGAGtaaaaaccccagcaaaacaACCCCATCTCCTCCAAAACCTTGAAAACACCCCAGATATCTAAACTGCAACATATTTACTGATCAGGATTTACTCAATGCTACTAAAAATGTACTACAGATGAATTATTATCTAACATGGCATGAATTAGCATCCGTTTGTTTGCAAAATAGTGTGTGTGTACGagtgttttgttctttccaCTTCAGTCTACAGTGTTTACTTGCAGCTCTGTTTAGCATGCCTTTTCTCAGTTATGGTTATCATTTATCTTGGTTCTGCTACTCCCCACCCTGCAATCTTGCCCTTAAATCCTAGAATACAGCAATTCTAGAATAAAGTATAAGGTGTTGCTCATGGTTCGCTGGGAGGCACACTTGCTAATTATGTGCCAATATGTTTCTTCAGTTACATTGAGTTGCTGGTGATGCACTAATATAGCAGTAACTGCCCATATAAATGCTGTCCATCCTGAAGAGCCTTTTAGTCTTTGTTTTGAAGGAATGCTGCCtctctgattaaaaaaagtatgtttatGGAATAGGTTTTCTGTCAAATAGCCATAACAATTTTCTGTTTATGGCTAAAAGTTTTCTCCCCTGCAAGGACAGCAGGGGTCCAGCTGTTCACATGAAGGTTTGAGATATTCCTTCTATAAGCAGTTGCAAACTCTGTTGAAGTCTGACATGTCCCTGCTTATACAACTCCCCTTCAGAAGTCATGTAACCCTTAAATCGAGGAAGCACAGGCACACTGTACAGATGCAGAAAGCTGTGTCATCACTAGGTGTGATGAAGTAATAACTCTGAGAGGTTTATCTATGCAAACATGGGGCATGGTCTTCTAAGTGGTCATTACATCATTTGAGGCTGAGGTCTTGCTCAGACAGCAACCTGAATTTCTGGTAGGTTAAATACCACCTCTGTCCCCTTCAAAAAACCCACCTACAATTATTCACAAAACTGGTTTACCAGAAACCATGTCTGGAGATGGAGAATTTGGTTTCTTGGCCTCCTGAGGTGGCATGCATGATCTCACATATAGCCAGCTGCTTATCTGGTGAAGACTAGTAGGTATACCTTCCCTGTCAGATTGCAGTCCTGTTAGAAAATTCTTCACAGCTCTTTCAGTAGGAAAAATACTTCTCTGATCTGCTTTTGACCTTCTTACAGAATTTGCCaaatgctgtatcttttgcAGTCCTAAAACTCACTGCCAGGTTCACTGTTTAATCTTCAGTATCCAGTTTGTTAGAATATGAGTAGACACATATGCACATACTCCCTCGGACTACAGGAGTACGTCACTGTTCATGCACAGTAGGTAGAGGCAGCACAAGACTGACTGGAGTGGAGAGGCTACTTCCTTGCAGTATGGgacagcaacagaaatgtgCGCTCCTAAAAGGAGTAGTCcgattccctccttccccaaacAATTCTGCCCCTTCTCTTTTTAGAAATGGAAGGACTTTTGCATTGATGCTAAGAAATTAGTTCCACTTTGGGGACACATGCTGCTGTGAAAGCTGCATgtttttttatgtttcagttTAATCTTTCAGAACATGAGATTCATTTTCTAACAGGCAAGTTTGAGTTCTGTTCTGAAGTAGGGGAAAATAAACCTTCTACTAAGAGGGCTACATTAACTAATTCTTGCTCCCACATACATAAATTACACAGATATGTCCTTCTGCACAAAATCATTAGGAGAATTGACTCTTTAGTACACCTTCTATAAATATGTCTGCTGCACGTACTATACAGTAACAAGGTGCTCCCttgaaaatgaa
This genomic interval carries:
- the CAPNS2 gene encoding calpain small subunit 2 codes for the protein MVKRKHADKLCCAHAQLRHSTTSERYRRTGSLSNSLQKIFTMFLAKALLSGGSGSGHGGSLARGLGGLLTGGGHGGNLVGLVGGLVNLISEAAAQYNPEPPPPPHNHFMNVEAYESEEIRRFRCLFVQLAGDDMEVSATELRDILNKVVSRHQDLKTDGFSLDTCRSMVAVMDSDTNGKLGFEEFKYLWNNIKKWQCVYKQYDTDQSGTVGRAQLPDALKAAGFTLHEQLCQVIVRRYADEDGSMDFNNFISCLVRLDSMFRTFKSLDQGGDGQIKMTIEDWLQLTMYS